TGGCGCTAAGCTAGGCACTTTGATTTTCGGAGGCGGACAGGAAAGTGGCAAGAGAGCAGGAACAGAGAATGTAGCTGGCATAGTTGGCTTCGGTAAGGCTGCTGAGCTTGCGTTGAATAGTCTTGATGAGCATATCAAGCATAGCACAGAGATAAGAAATTATCTTGCAGAGAAGCTAACAGCTGAGATTCCAGATGTTATCATCAATGGTTCAATGGATAACAGACATCCAGGAAACCTAAATGTGACATTTAAGTACATCGAGGGAGAATCAATCCTAATCCAGCTTGATGCTTGTGGAATTTGCATTTCAACTGGATCTGCATGTTCATCAAAATCACTAAAGCCTTCACATGTTCTTTCAGCTTTGGGCGTACCAGTAGAGCTGATACACGGAACAGTAAGGTTTTCAGTAGGAGATTTCACCACTAAGGAAGATATAGATTACACTGTAGAATGCACTAAGAAAGTAGTTGCATGGCTAAGAGATTTATCACCTCTAAGCCCTAAGAAAGGAGAATAGTTATGGCACTATATAACGATACAGTTATGAATAACTTTATGAATCCACAGAATGTTGGAGAAATAGAAAATCCATCAGGAACAGGTATTTACGGAAGCCCTGTATGTGGAGATATGATGCAGATGCAGATTAAGGTTGATGAGAACGATGTAATTACAGATTGCAAGTTCAAGACCTTTGGATGCGGAAGCGCTATCGCTTCATCAAGCATGGCTACACAGATGATTATTGGTAAGACAGTAGAAGAAGCTCTTAAGATTACAAACAAGGATGTAGTTGATGAGCTAGGCGGTCTTCCAGCAGTTAAGGTTCACTGTTCTGTTCTTGCTGACCATGCTATTAAGTCAGCTATCTATGATTATGCACAGAAGAATAATAAGACATACGCTGGACTAGAGGGATTTGATCCTAATGCTGATGAAGATGAGCACGATCACGAGATCGAAGAAGAATAAAATTTTAGTATAATTTAGCGGCAGTGCAGGTGCACTGCCGTGATTTTGTATGGGTAGGAAAATGGAAATTCAAGTTGATATTCTAAATGAATATAAAAGATGGATTGACTGCGCAAGCGATGAAGAGATAAAGCAAGAACTCGCTTTGATGAAGGATAATTTCGAAGAAATTAATGAAAGCTTTTACAAGGAACTTGATTTTGGAACATCTGGAATGCGTGGCATTTTAGGTGCTGGAACAAATCGTTTAAACACCTATGTTTTGCGTAGAAGCAATCTTGCTTTAGCTAGCCATATCAATAAAAATTGTGCTAGTAAGTCAGTTGTCATTTCCTATGATAGCCGAAAAAATTCATCTAGATTTGCACGTGAGACAGCTGATTTGATGTCAGCAATGGGAATAAAGGCATACTTATTTAGTGAATTAACGCCCGTTCCTGTACTTGTATATGCGATTACTAAGCTTTCATGTGACTATGGAATTATGATTACGGCGAGTCATAATCCAGCAGTTTACAATGGTTATAAGGTTTACGGAAAGCATGGATATCAGATAATTGGAAGCGAGCTTGACTCTATTCTAAAGGAGCAGGAGCGCTTTGATTACTTTGATGAAGTAGATGTAGATGATTCAAACATAACCATGCTTGATGATGAGATTAAAAACGATTTTTTATCAAAGGTTAATTCACTTGAACCTAAAGGAATAAGCAAGGATGCTAAATCGAATCTTCATATAGTCTATACTCCGTTAAATGGAGCAGGACTTAAATATGTAAGCAAGGTACTTTCTGATAGTGGTTTTGATAATATAAGCATTGTTAAATCGCAGGAAAAACCGGATTCTAACTTTCCTACTTGCAAATCTCCAAATCCTGAGAAGATGAGCGCATATACAGAGGCTTTTGAGACTTTAGATGAGTGCAAGGCGGACATAATTATTGCAACAGATCCTGATTGCGATAGAATTGGATGCGCGCTTGTAAGCGATGGAATGAAGGTTAATCTAACTGGTAATCAAATAGGAATTTTACTCTTTGATTTCCTCTGCAGATTCAAGGAAAAACATGCAGATTCAATTTGTATAAGAAGCATAGTATCTTCACCTTTAATAGATAAAATTGCTGACGAAAATGGTATAGAGGTTGTGCATACTCTAACTGGATTCAAATATATCGGTGAGATTATTGCAGGACTAAGAGAAGATGGTGTAGAGAGCAAGTATTTCTTCGGTTACGAGGAGAGTAACGGATTTCTTGTATCGCCATTTATATGTGATAAGGATGGAGTAAGTACAGCTTTACTTATCGCTTGCATGGCTGCTCAGTACAAGGCTGAGGGCATTGATCTATTTGAAAGGCTAAATCAGATAAATACTGTCTATGGAAGGCTAATAGAGCGTATAGAAAACTTTGTTTTTGAGGGCATAGAAGGTGAAAAGCAGATTGCAAGAATAATGGACTATTTTAGAACAAATGAGCTTTCTGAGATAGCTAGTTTTGAGGAGCGTATAGATTTCTTGAAGGATGAGACTGGAATGCCTAAGGCTGATGTTTTGCTTATGAGAACTGAATCTAAGAGCACTTTCATTGTTAGACCTTCTGGCACAGAACCTAAGATTAAGCTGTATATGTATCTAGAGCCTAAGGATCTAAAAATAGCTAAGAAATTTGAAAGGCTCATAAATAGTTTTACAGTGTACTAAGATGTAAAAAAGTGATATACTTTAAGGATAGATTTGATAGGAGGAATGAACCTTGCAGAAAAAAGGACTCAACGAGATAAGAAAATCTTTTAGGGATTTTTATGTTAGTAAGGGACACTATGCAGCAAAGAGCGCTTCATTAGTTCCCCAAAACGATAAATCATTGCTTATTATAAACTCAGGTATGGCACCTCTGAAGAGATACTTTGCAGGACTTGATACACCACCGGCTAAGAGAATGACTACATGTCAGAAGTGTATTAGAACAGGTGATATTGAAAATGTTGGTATCACATCAAGACATGGTACATTTTTTGAGATGCTAGGTAACTTCTCCTTTGGTGACTATTTCAAGGAGCAGTCTCTAACATGGGGATGGGAATTCATAACAAAAGTTCTGGAACTCCCAACTGATAAAATCTGGGCAACTGTATATGAAGATGATACAGAAGCTGAGAAAATCTGGGAAAAGCTTGGAATGCCTGCTGAGAGAATAGTAAGACTAGGCAAGGAAGATAACTTCTGGGAAATCGGTCTTGGTCCATGCGGTCCATGTTCAGAAATCTATTTTGATAGAGGTGAAGAATATGGATGCGATAGAGAAGATTGTAAGCCGGGTTGTGAATGCGATAGATATGTTGAGTTTTGGAACCATGTGTTCACACAGTTCTCTAAGGAAGAGGATGGTAGCTACAGCAATCTTGAGCATCCAAACATCGATACAGGAATGGGTCTTGAGAGAATTGCATGTATTATGCAGGGTGTTACATCCATATTTGATATAGATACTATTCAGTATATCCTTCAGGGAGTTCTTGAGCTTTCAGGAATCAAATACGAGGAAGCTGGTACTGAGAAAACAGACATATCAGTTAGAATTATTACTGATCACCTCCGCTCGATGGTATTTATGATTGCTGATGGTATCATTCCATCCAATGAAGGACGCGGTTACGTTCTAAGAAGAATCATAAGAAGAGCTGCAAGACACGGTAATCTAATCGGTATTAACGGTAGATTCCTTTCGGATATGGCTGACAGAGTTATCGCTGTATCGGGTGAAGCTTATCCTGAACTAGTTGAGAAGCAGCAGTTCATTAAGAAGATTATAGCTGTTGAAGAAGAGAAGTTCGCTTCTACAATTCAGCAGGGTATAGATATTATTCAAGGCTATGTCGATGAGATGAAGCAGGAGGGTAAGACTGTACTTGACGGAGAGAAGATGTTTAAGCTCTATGACACGTACGGATTTCCACCAGAACTTACAGAAGAAATACTCTTAGAGAATGATTTCACAGCTGACAAAGATGGCTTCAAGGCTAATATGGAAAAGCAGAAGGAACAGGCAAGAGCTGGCCGTAAGTCTGAAGATGAAGAAGGCTGGAAGGAAGCTGTTACAGCAGTAGATGTTCCTGAGACAAAGTTTGTTGGATATCATACTTTGACTAGTGAATCTAAGGTTTTAGCTATACTTAAGTCAGGTGATATGGCTGATTTTGCTGATCAGGGTGAAACCGTTAGAATTTACCTCGACCAGACACCATTCTACGCTGAAGGCGGTGGACAGATTTACGATACTGGTGTGATTGAAGCAGATGGTTTTAAGGCTAGTGTTAAATCTGTTAGTAAGCAGAACGGAGCATTTTGCCATGAGGTGGAGATTCTTAATGGTAAGATCTCAGTAGGCGATAACGTATCATGCTTTGTTGATAGAGTGAGAAGGAACATGGTTGCAAGAAACCATACGGCAACTCACTTGCTACATAAGGCACTTCGTATGGTTGTCGGAGAGCACATTCAGCAGGCAGGTTCATTTGTAAATGAGAACAGTCTAAGATTTGACTTCACCCACTTTGAGGGCCTAACAAAGGAACAGCTCAAGGAAGTCGAGGCAATAGTAAACGAAGAAATCAATAGATTTGAAGATGTTGAAACACTAGAGACTGATATAGAGACAGCTAAGAGCAAGGGCGCTATGGCACTCTTTGGTGAAAAGTATGGTGATACAGTTCGCATGGTAAGCTGTGGTAATTTCAGCGTTGAGCTTTGTGGAGGCACACACGTACATAACACTGGAGAAATCGGATGCCTTAAGCTTCTATCTGAGTCAGGTGTTGCATCAGGCGTTAGAAGAATAGAGGCTGTAAGTGCCTATGCAGTGTATGATATTGCAAATAAGCAGGCTGAGGTTATAGAGGACTGCTCGGCTGAACTAAAGTGCAATAAGGATCAGCTAAAGAACAAGATAGTTTCATTATCTGAGGAGCTAAAGAATCTAAGGCATGAGCTTGCCGAGTTTAAAAAGGCACAGCTCGGAAATGCAGCAACATCACTTCTTGCAGAAGCAAAGGATGTAAATGGAATCAAAGTGATCACAAAAAAATTCGATTCTATGGATGCAGGAGAGCTTAGAACTCTAGCAGATGACATAAAGAAGGAATCAAATAATGTGGCTATGATATTTGCTGCAGTAGATGGCGAAAAGGCAGCGCTTTTAGTTTCACTTAGCGATGACCTTGTAGAGGCTGGATTCCATGCTGGTAAGATAGTTAAGGAAGTGGCAGCTGCTTGTGGCGGTGGTGGCGGCGGTAAAGCTAATATGGCTCAGGCTGGAGCAAAGGATATATCAAAGCTTGACGAAGCTTTCGTGCTTGCAGAAAATTTATTCAAGTAGTATAATAAATATAACGATATTGGAGTATAGGAGGGCACACGATGGAAAGAAAGACTATAATGTTTGATACAAATAAGGCACAGGAAAAAACTACCAAGGAAGTTTTGAAAGATGTCTATGAAGCATTAGAAGAAAGAGGATATAATGGAATCGACCAGATGGTTGGTTACATTCTTTCGGGTGATCCTTCATATATAACAAGCTACAACAATGCTCGTATGATGATAAGCCGTATCGATAGAGACGATTTGGTTGAAGAAATCCTAAAAGAGTATCTAAACAAATAATAATGTTTCGGCGGGTTTTGTCCCGCCGTATTTTTTTGACATAAGAGTTAGGAGAAAAGAATGAGAAGAAAAATTGCGCTCGATGTAGGTGATAAGACAATTGGAGTAGCTTTAAGCGACGAGCTAGGAATCACAGGCCAGGGACTTATGACAATAGAAAGAATAGGAATAAAGAAAGATACAGGAAAAGTTGTTGAACTAATAAAGGAATATGACTGTGACACTGTAGTAATTGGACTTCCTCTGAATTTAAATGGAACTGATAGCATCCAGACCGAGAAAGTTAGAGAGTTTCGAACAAAGTTAGAGAATAAGATGAGAAGCAGCGCTCTTGCAGATGTTGAAATCGTATGGCAGGATGAGAGATTTACAACAAAACTTGCAGAGAATGTTTTGATAGCAGGAAATGTAAGAAGAGAAGATAGAAAGAAATATGTGGATAAACAAGCTGCCGTTATCATCATGCAGAGCTATCTAGATAGTAAAGGAAGCATGCTCTAGCTTTGATAATCATATCAAAAACGAATACAATATAGTTTTATTGATATTAATGTTCGTGTATTTAGGGTTTTAAGGCCTAAAACTTCAAAAAAACTAAGAAAAAACTTCATATTATCTGAACGAATCTTGAAGCCTCTTTTTTAATGTGCTAAATTTTTATTATAAAGATGAATTTGATATTTTATGCATGAGGTGGTTTAAATGAAAAAAGTAGCAGTAATCATGGGCTCTGACAGCGATTTGCCAGTAGTCGAATCAGCAATTTCAACACTTAACGAGTTCAATGTACCTTTTGAGGTTCACGTTTGGTCAGCACACAGAACACCTGAGGTAGTTCACGATTTTACAAAGAATGCAATCGATAACAATTTTGGAGTAGTTATCGCTGCTGCAGGAAAGGCAGCTCATCTAGCAGGAGCTATTGCCGCAAATACTACGCTTCCTGTAATCGGAATTCCTGTAAAATCAGGTACTTTAGACGGAATAGATGCTCTATTTTCTACAGTACAGATGCCTAGTGGAATACCGGTTGCAACAGTTGCAATTGATGGTTCAAAGAACGCCGCTTTGCTAGCAATAGAAATCCTTGCCCTTAGCGATGATAATCTAAGCAAAATGCTCATCCAAAAGAGAGAAGAGGATAAGGAAAAGGTACTTAAGAAAAATGCTGCAATAGAAGCCAAATTCGGAGGAAGATAAATGAGTGGATTAAGGGAAGAATGCGGGGTTTTCGGTGTATATTCGCCAGAAAAAAGTGACCTTGCAAAGACCACATATTACGGACTTTTTGCCCTTCAACACAGAGGACAGGAAAACTGCGGAATTGTAGTTAATGACGACGGTGTTCTTAAGACATATAAGGATACCGGTCTTGTAAACGATGTCTTTACTCAAAGTATCCTAGAGGACCTAGGCGAAGGAAACATGGCAGTTGGACATGTACGCTATGGTACTACAGGAGGAAATGAGAGACTTAACTCTCAGCCTATAGTTATAAATCATCACAAGGGCTGTATGGCTCTTGCTCACAACGGAAACCTTGTAAATTCTTTTGAGCTACGTAAAGCTCTTGAGACACAGGGTTCTATTTTCCACACTACAACAGATACAGAAGTAATTGCATATCTAATAACCAAGGAGAGAATCGCTTGCGATTCCATAGAAACTGCGATAGATAGAACTATGGATAAGCTAGAGGGAGCCTACTCCTTAATTGTCATGTCTGCGGGCAAGCTAATTGCTGTTCGTGACCCATTTGGATTCAGACCTCTTTGTTACGGACAGAGAAGCGATGGTTCATATGTAGTTGCTTCAGAAACATGTGCGCTAAATACTGTAAACGCTGAGTATATCAGGGATATAGAGCCAGGTGAAATCCTAGTATTTGATAAGGATGGAATAAGATCCATCAAAGATCACTGCAACAAAGAACCCCATAAAATATGCATTTTTGAATACATATACTTTGCAAGACCAGATTCAGTAATCGAAGGTGTTAGCGTTCACGAAGCTCGTAAGCGTGCAGGAGCATGTCTTGCGATGGAACATCCAGTTCAGGCAGATGTTGTAATAGGTGTTCCCGATTCAGGATTAGATGCTGCTATTGGATATGCACAGCAGTCTGGAATTCCATATGGAATAGGATTTATCAAAAACAAATATATAGGAAGAACCTTTATTGCTCCTGGTCAAAAGAACCGAGAGGATAAGGTTAGAATAAAGCTAAATGTAGTAAAGGATACAGTTGATGGCAAGAGAGTTGTTCTAGTTGATGACTCTATTGTTAGAGGAACTACAATAGCTAGAATCATAGGACTTCTTCGTGAAGCAGGAGCAAAGGAAATTCATGTTAGATCCTCTGCACCTCCATTCACAGATCCATGCTACTACGGAACAGATGTAAGTTCAAAGGAAAACCTGATAGCATGTCAGCACAGTTTAGATGAGATTGCATCAGTAGTTGGTGCTGATAGCGTTGGATATCTTGATGTTAATCACCTTAATATGCTGATAGGAAGTCAGAAAAATACTGGTTATTGCTATAGCTGTTTCACGGGAGATTATCCAACAAAAACTCCAGATGGAGATGAAAAGTTTATATTTGAAAAGCATATAAGCGATAATGAAGAACATATTTAGGGTCAAACAATAGGAGTGTGTGATATGTCAAAGAGTTTCAGCAATAGCTATAAGGAAGCTGGCGTAGATATAACTGCAGGGTATCGTTCAGTTGAAATGATGAAGCAGCATATAGCTAAAACAATGGTATTCGGTAATACATCTGATGTTGGTGGATTTGGCGGACTTATGGAGCTAGATACAGAAGGAATGGAAAAGCCTGTTTTGGTTAGCGGAACCGATGGAGTTGGAACAAAGCTAAAGATGGCCTTTCTTCTAGATAAGCACGACACAGTTGGAATCGACTGCGTAGCTATGTGTGTAAACGATATTATATGCGTTGGTGCAAAGCCTCTTTGCTTTCTCGATTACATAGCTTGTGGAAAGAACAATCCTGAAAAGATAGCTATGATTGTTAAGGGTGTGGCTGATGGATGTGTTCAATCTGAGTCAGCTCTTGTTGGAGGAGAGACAGCTGAAATGCCAGGTTTTTATCCAGAAGATGAGTATGACCTTGCTGGATTTGCAGTAGGCATTGTAGATAAGAAAAATGTACTAGATAAGAACAATGTTAAAGAAGGGGATGTAATAATTGCACTTCCTTCATCCGGAGTTCATTCAAATGGTTTTTCTCTTGTGAGAAAGGTTTTTGATGTAGAAAGTGCAGATATATCAAAGCCTGCTTCCGAGCTTGGAGGAAAGTCAATAGGCGAGGTACTTTTGACACCAACAAAAATCTATGTTAAGCCAGTTCTCGCACTTCTCAAGGAAGTTAAGGTTAAGTCAATAGCACACATAACAGGTGGTGGGTTTTATGAAAATATTCCAAGAAGCCTTCCAGAGGGACTTGGTGCAGTAATAAAGAGAGAAGACATCAAAGTGCTTCCTATCTTTGATTTAATCGCAAAGGAAGGAAATATTCCTGAGCGCGATATGTTCAATACTTTCAATATGGGTGTTGGCATGACAATCATAGTATCAAAAGACGATATTGATAAAACCATCAAAGTCCTAAAAGAAAACGGTGAAGATGCCTATGTTCTTGGAACTATATCAAAATCGGATGAAGGTGTAGAGATATGCTAGCCGAAAAATGCAAGGTGGCAGTCTTTGTATCCGGAGGAGGAACCAATCTTCAGGCAATACTTGATAGTCGCGGTGAAATCATTAAGAACGCAGAGATATGTCTAGTTGCATCTAATAACAAGGATGCATATGCACTTGAGAGGGCAAAAAAGCATGATATAGAGACTTTTATCATAGAAGATGAGCAAAGACTTGTTGAAAAGCTAAAAAGCCTAGAAATTGATTTTATTGTTTTGGCAGGATATCTAAGGATTTTGAGTGAAGACTTTTGTAAGCTATATAGCAATAGAATGATAAATGTTCATCCTTCTTTGATTCCATCATTTTGTGGCAAGGGCTTCTATGGGCTTAAGGTTCACGAAAAAGCTCTTGAATACGGAGTTAAAGTCAGTGGGGCTACTGTTCATTTTGTTAATGAAATCCCAGATGGTGGAAAGATTATAGATCAAAAAGCTGTAAGAGTTCACGAAGGCGATACGGCTGAAGATTTACAAAAGAGAGTTATGGCAGAGGCGGAACATATAATACTACCTCAGGCAGTTGAGAATGTTGCGCTCATGATAAAAAATGGAGAAATATAAAATGAATAAAATCGGAGTAAAGCAAGCTATTAGCGGAAACTCCTACTGTGGAAGAGGCATAATAATCGGCACTACGGGCAATCAAAAATGCGCAAGTGCATACTTTATAATGGGACGTTCTGATAACAGTCGTAACAGAGTATTTGTCAAGGACGGAGAGAATTTAATGATCAAACCTTTTGATGAGAGCAAGGTTACTGATCCATCTTTGATAATATACTATCCTGTAAGAAAGCACGGACAGAATCTCATCGTTACAAATGGTGATCAGACTGATACTATTTATGATTTCCTAGCTGATGGAAAGAGCTTTGAGGATGCACTAAGAACAAGGGAATACGAGCCAGATGCACCAAACTATACTCCTAGAATCAGCGGTATTGTTGAGCATGCAAAGGATGGTTTCAAGTATAAGCTAAGCATTTTGAAGCGAGAAGACGCAGATAATGAAACTTGCCAAAGAAACTTCTTTGAGTATTCATCAGTTCCAGGAATCGGTCACTTGATTCACACATATGTGCAGGATGGTAATCCGCTTCCAAGCTTTGAGGGAGAGCCAACAAAGATAGAAATAGAAAATGATATCGATACTTTTGCTAGTTCAATTTGGGAAAGCCTAGATAGCGAAAATAAGATTTCACTTTATGTAAGGTATTCCGATTTTGATGGTGGAAATGTTGAAGAACGCATAATCAACAAGCTTGGGAGGTAAGCAATGAAGTCTTTTCAGCTAAAATACGGATGCAATCCAAATCAGTCAGATGCTAGCATCTTCATGGAAGATGGAAGTGATCTTCCTATAGAAATACTAAACGGAAGACCAGGATATATAAACTTTCTAGATGCGTTTAATAGCTATCAGCTTGTAAAAGAGCTAAAGGAAGCGATAGGACTTCCAGCAGCAACTTCATTTAAGCATGTAAGCCCAACCTCTGCAGCTGTTGCAGTAAAGATGGACGATGTGCTAAAGAAAGCCTGTTTTGTTGATGATATAGAGGGACTTGATGATTCTCCTATAGCTACAGCTTATGCACGTGCAAGAGGAACAGAAAGAATGTGTTCTTTCGGAGATTTTGTTGCACTTTCTGATGAATGTGACGCAGTTACTGCACGTATTTTAAAGAGAGAGGTTTCAGATGGAATTATTGCACCTTCATATTCAGAAGAGGCTCTTGAAATACTAAAGACAAAGAAGAATGGTAACTATAACATCATCAAAATAGATCCAAACTACGTACCACAGGAAAGAGAAACTAAGCAGGTTTACGGAATCAGCTTCGTCCAGAATAGAAATAACTATAAGGTTGATGACTCCTGCTTTGAGAAGATTGTTACCGAAAACAAGGTTCTAAGTGATGAAGCAAAGCGCGATCTTACAGTTGCTTTGATTTGTCTAAAATATACTCAGTCAAATTCAGTTGCCTTTGCTAAGGATGGACAGGCAATTGGTATAGGAGCTGGCCAGCAGTCTAGAATTCACTGCACAAGACTGGCTGGAGAAAAGGCTGATTTCTGGCATTTACGCCAGTCACCAAAGGTTATAAACCTTCCTTTCAGAGATGATATAGGAAGACCTGAGCGCGATAACAGTATTGACATTTACCTTGGTAAATATCCAGAAGATGTACTAGCTGATGGCATATGGGAAGACATTTTCACAGAAAAACCAGAGGTATTTACATTTGAAGAGCAGAGAGAGTATCTTGACAGCATCAAAGATGTTTCACTTGCAAGCGATGCCTTCTTCCCATTTGGAGATAATATCGAAAGAGCAGCAAAGAGCGGTGTTAAGTATGTTGCTGAACCAGGTGGATCTGTCAGAGATGATAATGTCATAGAAGTTTGCAATAAATATAATATGGTAACAGTATTTACAGGAATGAGATTGTTCCATCACTAATAAGGAGATAGAAATGAAGCTGTTAGTTGTAGGTGGAGGTGGCAGAGAACATGCCATCATCAAAAAACTAAAAGAAAATCCAGCAGTAGAAGAAATATTTGCACTACCTGGAAACGGTGGAATTGCAAAGGATGCAACCTGTGTTGATATCGCAGCTACTGACCTTGATGGTGTAGTGAAATTTGCGAAAGAAAACAAAATTGACTATGCTGTTGTTGCGCCTGATGATCCTCTTGTGCTAGGTCTTGTTGATTTGCTTTCAGACCTTGGAATTCCATGCTTTGGCCCAAATAAAGCTGCTGCAATAATCGAAGGAAGCAAGGCTTTTTCTAAGGAATTAATGAAAAAGTACAATATCCCTACAGCAAAATACGAGATATTCAGTGATATGAACAAGGCATTCGAGTACGTTAGCAAGCAGAAAATGCCTATAGTTATTAAGGCTGATGGTCTTGCTCTTGGAAAGGGTGTAATCATTGCTGAAACATATGATGAAGCAAAAATTGCAATAAAATCCATGATGGAAGATAAGGTCTTTGGAGATAGCGGAAATCATATTGTCATTGAAGAGTTTC
The nucleotide sequence above comes from Eubacterium sulci ATCC 35585. Encoded proteins:
- a CDS encoding 5-aminoimidazole-4-carboxamide ribonucleotide transformylase (Catalyzes the formylation of AICAR with 10-formyl-tetrahydrofolate to yield FAICAR and tetrahydrofolate), with amino-acid sequence MKSFQLKYGCNPNQSDASIFMEDGSDLPIEILNGRPGYINFLDAFNSYQLVKELKEAIGLPAATSFKHVSPTSAAVAVKMDDVLKKACFVDDIEGLDDSPIATAYARARGTERMCSFGDFVALSDECDAVTARILKREVSDGIIAPSYSEEALEILKTKKNGNYNIIKIDPNYVPQERETKQVYGISFVQNRNNYKVDDSCFEKIVTENKVLSDEAKRDLTVALICLKYTQSNSVAFAKDGQAIGIGAGQQSRIHCTRLAGEKADFWHLRQSPKVINLPFRDDIGRPERDNSIDIYLGKYPEDVLADGIWEDIFTEKPEVFTFEEQREYLDSIKDVSLASDAFFPFGDNIERAAKSGVKYVAEPGGSVRDDNVIEVCNKYNMVTVFTGMRLFHH